In Clostridia bacterium, the sequence TATACGAAAGGTCATTAAAGAAATGGTTTCTGAGATGATCACCAGATTTGACCGTTCATTTGAACAGATCAAGGTCAATTTTTCACAGGTGTTCCGTCAGTTGTTTGGCGGCGGTAATGCTAAGCTTGTTTTGGAAGAAGCTGAAGATCCTCTTGAAGCAGGTATCGAAATAATTGCCGAGCCGCCTGGAAAGAAGCTGCAGAGCATTTCGTTGCTGTCAGGCGGAGAAAGAGCTTTGACCGCTATAGCGATTTTGTTTGCGATCTTGAAGCTTCGCGCTATGCCGTTTTGCATTCTGGACGAAATTGAAGCGGCATTGGATGATGCCAATGCAGAGAGATTTGCAAAATACTTGCAGAACTTCAGCAACAAGACTCAGTTTATTGTTATAACGCATAGAAAGCCGACAATGGAGCTAGCCGATAGCTTGTACGGTGTAACTATGGAAGAACAGGGTGTATCCAAGGTTGTAAGCGTAAGACTAGAAGACGCGGTAAAGGTTGCACAAATAGAAGGAGCATAATTTCTTATGGGTTTGTTCAAAAAAATTTGGGAAGCTTTGAAAAAGACAAGAGAGTCAATAAGCTACAAATTACACCTTCTTTTTACAGGCGGTGTATTGGACGATGATTTTTTTGACGAACTTGAAGCAATACTTTTGAGTTCTGATATGGGAGCCGAAGCTGCTGAATATATATTGGACAGATTAAGAGAAGAAGTAGAAGATAGAAGAATCAAAGAACGCGATGATGTCATAGAAGTTTTAAAAGAAATAATTACTGAAATTTTGGATGAGGTAGAAGTACCCGAAATTACTTCTCCTATGGTTATTACCGTAGTAGGCGTTAACGGCGTAGGCAAAACTACCGCTGTCGGTAAACTTGCAAAATATTTCTCAGATAAAAAGTATAAAGTTATGGTTGCAGCCGCTGATACCTTTAGAGCTGCCGCATCAGACCAGCTTACCGTATGGGCAGAAAGGGCTAAGGTAAAAATAGTGCGTCAGGGCGAAGGCGCAGATCCTGCAGCAGTCGTATATGACGCTATACAGTCTGCAAAAGCCAAAGGTACTGATATCCTGCTTATAGATACAGCAGGCAGACTGCATAACAAAAAGAACCTGATGGAAGAGCTCAAAAAGATTACAAGAATTGCAGAAAGAGAATATCCCGAAGCTAATCACATAAGACTGCTTGTTTTGGATGCTACCACAGGTCAAAACGCAATATCTCAAGCAGATATATTTAATGAAGCTGTCAAATTAGACGGTATAATTTTGACCAAGCTGGACGGAACAGCAAAAGGCGGAGTGGTGCTTGCCATATCCAAAAAACTGGGCTTGCCCGTAATGTATGTAGGTGTTGGCGAAGGTATAGATGATATTATAGAGTTTGATTCAAAAGAATTTGTAGATTCAATGGTTTAGAAAAATTTTCTTTTTTTATTTTTTACAATCTAATTGACAAAAATCATTTCACCGTGTATATTATGACTGTAAAGTGATTATACTTTACAGGAAGAAGCAATGAAAGAGTTAGAAGTCGGTTTGCTGGCGGATTTTTACGGTGCATTACTCAATCAAAAGACAAGAGATATTTTGGATAGGTTTTATAACCAAGATATGTCTTTGGGTGAAATATCTCAAGAATTGGGTATTACACGTCAGGGAGTAAGAGATTATCTGACACGCGCCAAAAAGGCATTAACCGAATATGAAGATAAACTCAAAATGGCTTCCAAATTTTATGATTTGAGAGAAAAGATTATTGAATACAAAGATAAGACTTTTCAAGCAAACAGCGTAGATAAAGACGAAGTTTTAAAATTTTTAGATAGTTTGCTAAAACTAATCTAAGCAGGATTTTTATGGCATTATTTAAAGGATTAAGCGAAAAATTAAATCATATATTTTCTAAGATTGCCCATAAAGGCAGACTTAGCGAACTAGAAGTCAAGACCGCTTTGAGAGAAGTAAGAGTTGCCTTGCTGGAAGCGGACGTTAACTTTGCAGTAGTCAAGGACTTTATCTCCAAAGTCTCCCAAAAAGCTACAGGCGCAGAGATTCTTAACAGTCTGACCGCTTCGCAACAAGTTGTTAAGATTGTCAATGAAGAATTAATCAATCTAATGGGCGGCACTTTGTCTAAGCTGGAGTTATCCGGCAATCCTGCTATTATAATGATGTGCGGACTTCAAGGTGCTGGTAAAACTACGATGTGCGGCAAGCTTGCTAATATGTTAAAAAAGCAAGGTCGCAATGTCATGCTAGCAGCGTGCGACGTTTATCGTCCTGCTGCTATTAAGCAATTGGAAATCGTTGCAAAAAATGCAGGTGCTGAATTTTTTGAACAAGGAACATCCAATCCTGTCAAAATCGCAAAATCCGCTATCACTCAAGCATCCAAAAAATCTTGCGATACCTTAATTTTGGATACAGCGGGAAGATTGCATATAAACGACGAGCTGATGAAAGAGCTTGAAGAAATCATTAAGGCTACGCGTCCTTGTGAAATTTTGTTGACCGTTGATGCTATGACAGGTCAAGATGCTGTTACGGTAGCGCAGACTTTTAACGAAAGACTTAATATCACAGGCGTAATTTTGACCAAACTTGACGGCGATACAAGAGGCGGTGCGGCTCTGTCCGTACGTGCAGTAACAGGCAAGCCTATCAAGTTTTGCGGTATAGGCGAAAAAGTTGGAGATATTGAACCTTTTTATCCTGACCGTATGGCGTCCAGAATTTTGGGAATGGGCGATGTTTTGACTCTTATAGAAAAAGCCCAAGCCGCTGTCAATGAAGAAGACCTAAAAAAAATGGAACGCCGTATTGCTGAAAACAGCTTTACACTAGACGATTTTTTGGTGCAGTTTGACAGTATCAGCAAGATGGGCGGATTGTCCGAAATTCTTAACATGATGCCGGGCGCAAACAAGTTTAATATCAAGGATGGCGATTTGGATGAAAGCCGCATTAAAGTTTTTAAGGCTATTATTCAGTCTATGACCAAAGAAGAACGCAATAATCCTGATATCATCAAGGCATCAAGAAGAAAGCGTATAGCCAATGGCAGTGGAACGAGCATACAAGAAGTTAATCAACTGTTAAAGCAATACGAACAGACCAAAGAAATGATGAAAAGATTTAAGGGAAAAGGCGGAAGAATGCGTTTGCCCTTCTAAAGATACGAAATATATAAAAACCAATTATATATAAATTTTATACATACATACAAGGAGAAAAATTTTTATGGCAGTTAAATTAAGACTTACTAGATTAGGCGACAAAAAATCACCTTTTTATAGAATAATTGTCGCAGATTCACGTTCACCCCGTGACGGAAAATTCATTGAAATTGTGGGATATTACAATCCATTAACCGATCCCGCAGAAGTTAAAGTGGATGTAGAAAAGGCAAAAGATTGGATTAAAAAAGGTGCTCAACCTACAGACACAGTAAAATCACTATTAATTAAAGCTGGCGTTCTTGAAAAGCCTGCTAAGCCCGCACCTGCAAAGACTAAAGCCGTTAAAAAGTCTAAGGAGTAATAATAATGGTTGAACTAGTTGAATATATAGTAAAAGGGCTTGCTGATAATCTTGAAGAAGTTAAGGTGTCGCAAGAAGATACTACTATTAAGGTAGAGTTGTCCAAGGAAGATATGGGCAAGGTTATTGGAAAACAAGGCAAGATAGTTAAGGCTATACGCACAATCGTTCGTGCCGCAGGAATGAAAGAAGGTGTAAAATACACCGTAGAAATTGTAGATAAACAATAATCTGAAAAATTAATATATTTAAGGCGGCAGATTTTGCCGCCTTAAATATATCGGAGAACATATATGAATCAAAGAATGTTGATAGGGACAGTTCTAAAAACTCGCGGTTTAAAAGGTGAGATAAAAGTCAAACCTTTTACCGATGATATTGATAATCTCTTGAAAGTTAAAAACGTTTATATAGATGACATCAATTACAAAGTGCTTTCATCTTATGAAAGCGGCGGTATGGTGTATCTTAATCTAAGCAAAATTTGCAGCATAGAAGACGCCCAAGTTTTGAGAGGTAAGGATATCTATATAGACAGACAGGATGCTGCACCTTTAGAAAATGGCGGATATTATATTGTGGACATTTTGGGCTGCGATGTGTATACAGGTCAAAAATATATTGGAAAAGTTGTTGATATTGAGCAATATGGTGCTGCTGATGTCTATACTGTAAAGGGCGAAAAAGTAGTAAGATTTCCTTATCTTCGTAAGCTTGTTATCCAAATAGATATCGAAAACAAAAAGATAGTTTTAGACGAAAAAGTATTTGAAGAGGTCAGCATTTATGAAGATTAGTGTGCTGACATTGTTCCCCGAAATGTTTGATTCTTTAAAATGCAGCATATTAAAACGTGCTATTGATGCTGGAGTGTTGGATGTTCAGCTTTATAATATAAGAGATTATTCTATTGACCGCCATCAGAAATGCGATGATTATTCTTTTGGAGGCGGAGAAGGTATGGTTATGATGCCTCAGCCTGTATATGATGCTTTGGAAGCTGCAGATCCTGGACATCAGGCTTGGCGTGTTTATTTATCGCCTAAAGGGAGAACATTTAACCAAAAAATTGCCAATGAATTGAGCCAAAAAGAGCATATGGTCTTGCTTTGCGGACATTATGAAGGACTTGACCAAAGAATAATAGATTTTTATATTGACGAAGAAATTTCGATAGGCGATTATGTACTTACAGGCGGAGAACTTGCCGCTCAAGTGGTTATTGACTGCGTAGCGCGATTAGAACGTGGAGTGCTGGGCAACGACCAGTCCGCCAAGTTTGAAAGTTTTGAAAATGGATTGTTAGAATATCCGCATTATACACGTCCTAGAGAATTTATGGGACATAGCGTTCCAGAGGTTTTGTTTAGCGGCGACCACAAAGCGATACAAAAATGGCGTGAAGAGCAAAGCAAAATTATAACAAAAAAGCTTCGCCCTGATCTAATTAAGGAATAAAATTATGAACATTCAATGGTTTCCCGGACATATGGCAAAAGCCATAAGAGAAGCCGAGCAAAATTTAAAAATAGTTGATGCAGTTATTTATGTTTTGGATTCGCGTGCTGTAAGAGCATGCATTAATAGTCATTTTTTAAATCTCATAGGCAATAAGCCTGTTTTGTACGTTTTGAATAAAGCCGATTTGGCGGACCAAAAAAACAACAAAGAGTGGGTACAACATCTGTCTTCTAATGGCAATCTTGCGGTAAGCGTCATAGCGACCAAAAGCGGCGGCGCAAGAGTAATAATCCCAGAAATAAAAAAATTAGTTAGCAATCAAATCCAGAAATGGCAAAAAAAGGGCATTAATTATATCCCAAAAGTTATGGTTGCAGGTATCCCAAACACCGGAAAATCGTCTATAATTAATTCATTGTGCGGTGCAGGCAGAACAAAAACAGGAAACAGACCTGGAGTTACCCGCGGCAAACAATGGGTCAGAGTGGATAATATAATCGATATGCTGGATACTCCGGGCGTGCTAGCACCTAAGCTGGACGATATGGATTTGGCAAAACATCTTGCATACATCGGAAGCATAAAAGATGATATACTTGATGTTGTTGAACTTTCAAGAGAGTTTTTGATGGAGATGAATAATAGGTTTAAAGATAATCTCATCAAAAGATATGGAAACAATACAGAAACATTGGAAGATATAGCAAAATCAAGAGGATATCTAATAAAAGGTGGAGAACTTGATATCGAAAGAACTGCCGTAGCGGTGTTGGACGATTTTCGCTCAGGCAGACTTGGAAATATTTCTTTGGAACAACCATCATAACGGAGTAATAAATTGTCTAAAAGCACTTTAGATTATGAAAAGAATTATGCCGATTTAAATTACATCTGCGGCATTGATGAAGCAGGACGCGGACCTTTGGCAGGACCTGTGTCTTGTGCTGCTGTTATAATGCCCAAAGGACAATATATAGAAGGCGTTGACGACAGCAAAAAGTTATCTGAACAAAAACGAGAAGAACTTTATGAAATTATCATAAAAAACGCTGTTGCATATAATGTGGTTATGATTGACCATAAAGTCATTGACGAAATCAATATTTTACAGGCTACCAAAAGAGGTATGGAACTGGCGGCAAATGGACTTAAGATAATACCCGATATTATTTTGGTAGATGCCGTAAAAGGACTTAATTTGCCCTGCCCATACGAGGCAATTATAAAAGGCGATGAATTGTCTTATAATATCGCAGCGGCAAGTATTTTGGCAAAGGTAACAAGAGACAGGTATATGCGCGAAATGGACAAGGTGTATCCGCAATATGGATTTAAAAATTCGAAAGGCTATGGAACAAAATCTCATTTGGAAGCCTTGAAAAAATGGGGTCCTTGCCCTATACATAGACAAAGTTTTTTGACGCATTTGTACTTAAATTCAGAAAATATAGACGCTAAAGATTAAGAGAGTTTTTTGTGGGGTTTTGATGAGCGAACAAAATGTCCAAAAAGGCAGGATAGGCGAAGCAAGAGCCGAAGCATATCTAAAGAAAATAGGATATAAGATTCTCAAGACTAATTACAGATGCTCGTCTGGAGAAATTGATATTATCGCATTAGACGGAAAAACACTTGTCTTTTTGGAAGTTAAAAGCAGAGCAAATACAGCCTATGGTTCACCATCCGAAGCGGTTAATTACAAAAAACAGCAGCATATTGCAAAAGCTGCTGTTACGTATATTAAGCAAAATAATCTTTTTGATATGCCCGCAAGGTTTGATGTGATTGAAATAATTGATGATGATATAAGATTGATAAAAAATGCTTTTTTGAGTGATGTGTGGTACTAACTTGACATTGGAAAAAATTTGAACTAATAATATTATGGATTTAAATTCTTAACATTGTACAGGAGGACGATATGCAAAAAAAAGAGTTTAAAGCAGAGTCAAAAAGACTTCTAGATTTGATGATCAATTCGATCTATACGCACAAAGAAATATTCTTAAGAGAGATTATTTCTAATGCCAGCGATGCTTTGGACAAGTTGTATTATCTTGCATTGACTGACAATTCTATTAATTTTAATAAAGAAGATTATTATATAAGAATAAGCATTAATAAAGATGCGCGTACGCTTACTATATCTGATACCGGTATAGGCATGACAAAAGAAGAACTAGAAAACAATCTAGGCACTATTGCAAAAAGCGGTTCATTGGATTTCAAACTTAACAAGGAGCAAAAAGAAGACATTAATATCATAGGTCAGTTCGGCGTAGGCTTTTATTCCGCATTTATGGTAGCACAAAATGTAAAGGTGCTGACCAGAGCTTATAATTCTACTGAAGCCTATCTTTGGGAATCTGACGGTGCAGAAGGCTATACAATCGAGCCAGCCCAAAAAGACACCATAGGAACTGATATAATCTTGACAATCAAGACAAGTGCAGATGAAGAAAACTATGACGAGTTTTTGGAAGAATATCGTATAAGAGGTCTGGTTAAAAAATATTCTGACTTTATAAGATATCCTATTAAGATGCTTGTTACTAAGAGCCGCAAAAAAGAAGGCACCGAAAACGAGTATGAAGATTACAAAGAATACGAAATACTCAACAGCATGGTTCCTATTTGGCGTAAGAACAAGTCCGAACTAAAAGATGAAGATTATTATAAATTCTATGAAGAAAAGCACTATGGTTTTGGAAAGCC encodes:
- the rimM gene encoding ribosome maturation factor RimM (Essential for efficient processing of 16S rRNA), which gives rise to MNQRMLIGTVLKTRGLKGEIKVKPFTDDIDNLLKVKNVYIDDINYKVLSSYESGGMVYLNLSKICSIEDAQVLRGKDIYIDRQDAAPLENGGYYIVDILGCDVYTGQKYIGKVVDIEQYGAADVYTVKGEKVVRFPYLRKLVIQIDIENKKIVLDEKVFEEVSIYED
- a CDS encoding YraN family protein, giving the protein MSEQNVQKGRIGEARAEAYLKKIGYKILKTNYRCSSGEIDIIALDGKTLVFLEVKSRANTAYGSPSEAVNYKKQQHIAKAAVTYIKQNNLFDMPARFDVIEIIDDDIRLIKNAFLSDVWY
- the rpsP gene encoding 30S ribosomal protein S16, whose product is MAVKLRLTRLGDKKSPFYRIIVADSRSPRDGKFIEIVGYYNPLTDPAEVKVDVEKAKDWIKKGAQPTDTVKSLLIKAGVLEKPAKPAPAKTKAVKKSKE
- the ffh gene encoding signal recognition particle protein, which produces MALFKGLSEKLNHIFSKIAHKGRLSELEVKTALREVRVALLEADVNFAVVKDFISKVSQKATGAEILNSLTASQQVVKIVNEELINLMGGTLSKLELSGNPAIIMMCGLQGAGKTTMCGKLANMLKKQGRNVMLAACDVYRPAAIKQLEIVAKNAGAEFFEQGTSNPVKIAKSAITQASKKSCDTLILDTAGRLHINDELMKELEEIIKATRPCEILLTVDAMTGQDAVTVAQTFNERLNITGVILTKLDGDTRGGAALSVRAVTGKPIKFCGIGEKVGDIEPFYPDRMASRILGMGDVLTLIEKAQAAVNEEDLKKMERRIAENSFTLDDFLVQFDSISKMGGLSEILNMMPGANKFNIKDGDLDESRIKVFKAIIQSMTKEERNNPDIIKASRRKRIANGSGTSIQEVNQLLKQYEQTKEMMKRFKGKGGRMRLPF
- a CDS encoding KH domain-containing protein encodes the protein MVELVEYIVKGLADNLEEVKVSQEDTTIKVELSKEDMGKVIGKQGKIVKAIRTIVRAAGMKEGVKYTVEIVDKQ
- a CDS encoding sigma factor-like helix-turn-helix DNA-binding protein codes for the protein MKELEVGLLADFYGALLNQKTRDILDRFYNQDMSLGEISQELGITRQGVRDYLTRAKKALTEYEDKLKMASKFYDLREKIIEYKDKTFQANSVDKDEVLKFLDSLLKLI
- the htpG gene encoding molecular chaperone HtpG, producing MQKKEFKAESKRLLDLMINSIYTHKEIFLREIISNASDALDKLYYLALTDNSINFNKEDYYIRISINKDARTLTISDTGIGMTKEELENNLGTIAKSGSLDFKLNKEQKEDINIIGQFGVGFYSAFMVAQNVKVLTRAYNSTEAYLWESDGAEGYTIEPAQKDTIGTDIILTIKTSADEENYDEFLEEYRIRGLVKKYSDFIRYPIKMLVTKSRKKEGTENEYEDYKEYEILNSMVPIWRKNKSELKDEDYYKFYEEKHYGFGKPLAYIHQNVEGATNFRAIMYIPENAPFDYYSKEYQKGLELYSNGVLIMNKCADLLPDYFAFVQGLVDSENLSLNISRELLQHDRQLQFIAKKLKEKIKSELLNMQKNEREKYEKFYKSFGRTLKYGIYSDFGTHKDELEDLIMFYS
- the trmD gene encoding tRNA (guanosine(37)-N1)-methyltransferase TrmD: MKISVLTLFPEMFDSLKCSILKRAIDAGVLDVQLYNIRDYSIDRHQKCDDYSFGGGEGMVMMPQPVYDALEAADPGHQAWRVYLSPKGRTFNQKIANELSQKEHMVLLCGHYEGLDQRIIDFYIDEEISIGDYVLTGGELAAQVVIDCVARLERGVLGNDQSAKFESFENGLLEYPHYTRPREFMGHSVPEVLFSGDHKAIQKWREEQSKIITKKLRPDLIKE
- the ftsY gene encoding signal recognition particle-docking protein FtsY, with the translated sequence MGLFKKIWEALKKTRESISYKLHLLFTGGVLDDDFFDELEAILLSSDMGAEAAEYILDRLREEVEDRRIKERDDVIEVLKEIITEILDEVEVPEITSPMVITVVGVNGVGKTTAVGKLAKYFSDKKYKVMVAAADTFRAAASDQLTVWAERAKVKIVRQGEGADPAAVVYDAIQSAKAKGTDILLIDTAGRLHNKKNLMEELKKITRIAEREYPEANHIRLLVLDATTGQNAISQADIFNEAVKLDGIILTKLDGTAKGGVVLAISKKLGLPVMYVGVGEGIDDIIEFDSKEFVDSMV
- the ylqF gene encoding ribosome biogenesis GTPase YlqF; this encodes MNIQWFPGHMAKAIREAEQNLKIVDAVIYVLDSRAVRACINSHFLNLIGNKPVLYVLNKADLADQKNNKEWVQHLSSNGNLAVSVIATKSGGARVIIPEIKKLVSNQIQKWQKKGINYIPKVMVAGIPNTGKSSIINSLCGAGRTKTGNRPGVTRGKQWVRVDNIIDMLDTPGVLAPKLDDMDLAKHLAYIGSIKDDILDVVELSREFLMEMNNRFKDNLIKRYGNNTETLEDIAKSRGYLIKGGELDIERTAVAVLDDFRSGRLGNISLEQPS
- a CDS encoding ribonuclease HII, coding for MSKSTLDYEKNYADLNYICGIDEAGRGPLAGPVSCAAVIMPKGQYIEGVDDSKKLSEQKREELYEIIIKNAVAYNVVMIDHKVIDEINILQATKRGMELAANGLKIIPDIILVDAVKGLNLPCPYEAIIKGDELSYNIAAASILAKVTRDRYMREMDKVYPQYGFKNSKGYGTKSHLEALKKWGPCPIHRQSFLTHLYLNSENIDAKD